The Ovis aries strain OAR_USU_Benz2616 breed Rambouillet chromosome 11, ARS-UI_Ramb_v3.0, whole genome shotgun sequence genome window below encodes:
- the RND2 gene encoding rho-related GTP-binding protein RhoN isoform X3: METESHDVTIVLSYVPTVFENYTASFEIDKRRIELNMWDTSGSSYYDNVRPLAYPDSDAVLICFDISRPETLDSVLKKWQGETQEFCPNAKVVLVGCKLDMRTDLATLRELSKQRLIPVTHEQGTVLAKQVGAVSYVECSSRSSERSVRDVFHVATVASLGRGHRQLRRTDSRRGLQRSAQLAGRPDRGNGNGNGNEGEIHKDRAKSCNLM; encoded by the exons ATGGAAACGGAAAGCCATGACGTCACCATTGTCCTG AGTTATGTCCCCACCGTGTTTGAGAACTACACCGCGAGCTTTGAGATCGACAAGCGCCGCATTGAGCTCAACATGTGGGACACTTCAG GTTCCTCTTACTATGATAACGTCCGGCCTCTGGCCTATCCTGACTCGGACGCTGTGCTCATCTGCTTCGACATTAGCCGACCGGAAACACTGGACAGTGTCCTCAAGAAG TGGCAAGGGGAGACTCAAGAGTTTTGCCCCAATGCCAAGGTTGTGCTGGTTGGCTGTAAACTGGACATGCGGACTGACCTGGCCACACTGAGGGAGCTGTCCAAGCAGAGGCTTATCCCTGTTACACATGAGCAG GGCACTGTGCTGGCCAAGCAGGTGGGGGCTGTGTCCTATGTAGAGTGCTCTTCCCGGTCCTCTGAGCGCAGCGTCAGAGATGTCTTCCACGTGGCCACTGTGGCCTCCCTTGGCCGTGGCCACAGGCAGCTGCGCCGTACTGACTCACGCCGGGGACTACAGCGATCTGCTCAGCTGGCAGGACGGCCAGACCGGGGGAATGGGAATGGGAACGGAAACGAGGGCGAGATACACAAGGATAGAGCCAAGAGCTGCAACCTCATGTGA
- the RND2 gene encoding rho-related GTP-binding protein RhoN isoform X1 — MEGQSGRCKIVVVGDAECGKTALLQVFAKDAYPGSYVPTVFENYTASFEIDKRRIELNMWDTSGSSYYDNVRPLAYPDSDAVLICFDISRPETLDSVLKKWQGETQEFCPNAKVVLVGCKLDMRTDLATLRELSKQRLIPVTHEQGTVLAKQVGAVSYVECSSRSSERSVRDVFHVATVASLGRGHRQLRRTDSRRGLQRSAQLAGRPDRGNGNGNGNEGEIHKDRAKSCNLM; from the exons ATGGAGGGGCAGAGCGGCCGCTGCAAGATCGTGGTGGTGGGGGACGCGGAGTGCGGCAAGACGGCGCTGCTGCAGGTGTTCGCCAAGGACGCCTACCCCGGG AGTTATGTCCCCACCGTGTTTGAGAACTACACCGCGAGCTTTGAGATCGACAAGCGCCGCATTGAGCTCAACATGTGGGACACTTCAG GTTCCTCTTACTATGATAACGTCCGGCCTCTGGCCTATCCTGACTCGGACGCTGTGCTCATCTGCTTCGACATTAGCCGACCGGAAACACTGGACAGTGTCCTCAAGAAG TGGCAAGGGGAGACTCAAGAGTTTTGCCCCAATGCCAAGGTTGTGCTGGTTGGCTGTAAACTGGACATGCGGACTGACCTGGCCACACTGAGGGAGCTGTCCAAGCAGAGGCTTATCCCTGTTACACATGAGCAG GGCACTGTGCTGGCCAAGCAGGTGGGGGCTGTGTCCTATGTAGAGTGCTCTTCCCGGTCCTCTGAGCGCAGCGTCAGAGATGTCTTCCACGTGGCCACTGTGGCCTCCCTTGGCCGTGGCCACAGGCAGCTGCGCCGTACTGACTCACGCCGGGGACTACAGCGATCTGCTCAGCTGGCAGGACGGCCAGACCGGGGGAATGGGAATGGGAACGGAAACGAGGGCGAGATACACAAGGATAGAGCCAAGAGCTGCAACCTCATGTGA
- the RND2 gene encoding rho-related GTP-binding protein RhoN isoform X2 has protein sequence MSPPCLRTTPRALRSTSAALSSTCGTLQAFLTLRTLVCPLPHCLLSGSSYYDNVRPLAYPDSDAVLICFDISRPETLDSVLKKWQGETQEFCPNAKVVLVGCKLDMRTDLATLRELSKQRLIPVTHEQGTVLAKQVGAVSYVECSSRSSERSVRDVFHVATVASLGRGHRQLRRTDSRRGLQRSAQLAGRPDRGNGNGNGNEGEIHKDRAKSCNLM, from the exons ATGTCCCCACCGTGTTTGAGAACTACACCGCGAGCTTTGAGATCGACAAGCGCCGCATTGAGCTCAACATGTGGGACACTTCAG GCTTTCCTCACTCTCAGGACCCTCGTCTGTCCCCTCCCTCACTGTCTTCTCTCAGGTTCCTCTTACTATGATAACGTCCGGCCTCTGGCCTATCCTGACTCGGACGCTGTGCTCATCTGCTTCGACATTAGCCGACCGGAAACACTGGACAGTGTCCTCAAGAAG TGGCAAGGGGAGACTCAAGAGTTTTGCCCCAATGCCAAGGTTGTGCTGGTTGGCTGTAAACTGGACATGCGGACTGACCTGGCCACACTGAGGGAGCTGTCCAAGCAGAGGCTTATCCCTGTTACACATGAGCAG GGCACTGTGCTGGCCAAGCAGGTGGGGGCTGTGTCCTATGTAGAGTGCTCTTCCCGGTCCTCTGAGCGCAGCGTCAGAGATGTCTTCCACGTGGCCACTGTGGCCTCCCTTGGCCGTGGCCACAGGCAGCTGCGCCGTACTGACTCACGCCGGGGACTACAGCGATCTGCTCAGCTGGCAGGACGGCCAGACCGGGGGAATGGGAATGGGAACGGAAACGAGGGCGAGATACACAAGGATAGAGCCAAGAGCTGCAACCTCATGTGA